From the Methanobacterium spitsbergense genome, one window contains:
- the acsC gene encoding acetyl-CoA decarbonylase/synthase complex subunit gamma gives MQVTAMEIYRLLPKTNCAKCGEASCMAFATKLSDKETDLELCTQMAADELEKLENLLAPAVREITIGKGSKAMIMGGDEVLYRYELTYYNPTPMVIDVNDNMDDETLKERVKIIEESEFERTGEKLVLDGIAIRNVSGDNNKFAETASKLKSSKLPLVLCSMDPEAMKAALEKVGDERPLIYAATENNIEDMASLAIEYECPLALFVPNDLEKMKELSRILRSKGIKDIILDPGTYVDDGIGDTLDNFVMIRRLAIEEKDEDFRFPILGVPALTWLYEKDEVQGGIKEATIAATLMNKYADMLIIHGTNIWELIPVLTLRQSIFTDPRKPQMVDPGIYEFGELDENSPVLLTTNFALTYYTVEGDLKSGKSNCYLLVLDTEGRAVDVSLAGGQQTGKSVADLIKESGIEDKVKTRTLIIPGLSAPISGEIEDECGWEVVVGPRDSSAVPDFFLKLKEKQEAK, from the coding sequence GCCACCAAACTCTCAGACAAGGAAACAGACCTTGAACTTTGCACACAAATGGCAGCAGATGAACTGGAAAAACTTGAAAACCTATTGGCACCTGCCGTGAGGGAGATAACTATAGGAAAAGGCTCAAAAGCTATGATAATGGGTGGTGATGAGGTTCTTTATAGATATGAACTCACATATTATAACCCAACGCCTATGGTAATTGATGTAAATGATAATATGGATGATGAAACTCTAAAAGAGAGAGTTAAAATCATTGAAGAATCTGAATTTGAAAGAACAGGTGAAAAACTTGTTCTTGATGGTATTGCCATAAGGAATGTTTCAGGAGACAATAATAAATTTGCTGAAACTGCATCAAAACTCAAATCATCTAAATTACCACTGGTTCTATGTTCAATGGATCCAGAGGCAATGAAGGCTGCTCTTGAAAAAGTTGGAGACGAAAGACCACTCATATATGCTGCAACAGAAAACAACATTGAGGATATGGCATCTCTGGCTATTGAATATGAATGTCCTTTAGCACTGTTTGTTCCAAATGATCTAGAAAAAATGAAAGAACTTTCGAGGATACTTAGATCCAAGGGAATTAAGGATATTATACTCGACCCTGGAACCTATGTCGATGATGGAATTGGTGACACACTCGATAACTTCGTTATGATCAGAAGATTGGCAATTGAAGAAAAAGATGAAGACTTCAGATTTCCTATACTCGGAGTTCCCGCTTTAACATGGTTATATGAAAAAGATGAGGTACAAGGCGGCATAAAAGAGGCCACCATAGCAGCAACACTCATGAACAAATATGCTGATATGTTAATTATCCATGGAACCAATATATGGGAGCTCATACCTGTATTAACTCTTAGACAGAGTATTTTCACAGATCCAAGAAAACCACAAATGGTTGATCCAGGTATTTACGAGTTTGGAGAACTCGATGAAAACTCACCTGTTTTACTGACAACTAACTTCGCTCTCACATATTATACTGTTGAGGGGGACCTAAAATCAGGTAAATCAAACTGTTATCTACTTGTTCTGGATACTGAAGGTCGAGCAGTAGATGTATCTCTTGCAGGAGGTCAACAAACCGGTAAATCTGTTGCTGATCTTATTAAAGAATCTGGAATAGAGGATAAAGTTAAAACGAGGACTTTAATTATACCTGGACTATCTGCACCAATAAGTGGGGAAATTGAGGATGAATGTGGATGGGAAGTTGTTGTTGGTCCAAGAGATTCATCAGCAGTACCTGATTTCTTTTTAAAATTGAAAGAAAAACAAGAAGCTAAATAA